Below is a window of Aeromonas veronii DNA.
CCACACCACCCGGGCCGGAGGCAAAACCGCCCATACCGAGCACCACATCAGGGCGAACGGTTTTGAGTACCTGACGCGCCTGCAGGATCGATTTGACGATGCGATAGGGCGCAACCAGCAGTCGTTTGATGCCGTTGCCACGTACTCCCTGAATATCGATGAAGGAGATGGGATAACCGTGGGCGGGCACCAGCTCCGCCTCCATTCGGTCGGCAGTGCCGAGCCAGTGGACAGTCCAGCCCTGGGCCTTCAGGCGATCGGCCACGGCCAGACCGGGGAACACATGTCCCCCAGTACCACCGGCCATCACCAACAGAGTCTTGCTCACTAAACCTCCCGCACACGCGCCTGGGCTGTCGCCTGACGCAACTCAAAATCGATTCGAATCAACATGCTCACCGCCACCGCCATGATGATGAGACTGGAGCCACCGTAACTCACCAGCGGCAGGGTCAAGCCCTTGGTCGGCATCATGCCGCTGGCTGCGCCGACGTTGACGAAGGTCTGGAAGCTGAACCAGATGCCGATGCCGATGGCCAGATAGCCGTCATAGAGCCGCTCTGCCGCCAGCGCGCGATGCCCCAGCTTGAGCGCCTTGATCGCCAGCGCAAAAATCAGGAACAGGGCGCCCAGCACCCCAACGTAACCCAACTCTTCGCCGAGGATCGCAAACACGAAGTCGGTGTGCGCTTCCGGCAGGTACTCCATCTTCTGGATAGAGTTGCCAAGCCCTTCGCCAAACCAGCTGCCACGACCAAAGGCCATCAGCGACTGGGTCAACTGGTAGCCGCTGCCGAACGGATCGGCCCAGGGGTCCATAAAGGCGGTCACCCGCCGCATCCGGTAAGGCTCGACGATGATCAGCATTACCACGGCACCGACGCCGGCACCGATCAGGGTCACGAACTGGCCCAGCCGGGCACCGGCCAGAAACAGCATCCCGAACGAGGTAACGAACATCACCACGGTGGAACCCAGGTCAGGCTGCAGCAACAACAGGACGGCCAGCACCCCGAACACCGCCAGCGGCTTGAGGAAGCCGAGCCAGGCTTCACGCACCTCGTTCTGGCGCCGCACCAGATAACCCGCCAGATAGACAAACAGCGCCAGCTTACCGAATTCGGCAGGCTGCAGGTTGAACGGGCCGAGCGGCAACCAGCGTACCGCGCCGTTGACGTTGCGCCCCACCAGCAACACCAGCACCAGCATCAGAACGGCCAGCAGCAGCATGGGGCCATTGTGTTCCTGCCAGCGCGCCATCGGCACCTGCAGCACAAACCAGGAGATACCCAGCGCCATCATCAGAAACAGGGCGTGACGCTTCACGAACATGAAGGGATCATCCCCCAGCGCAATCCCTTCGGGGATCGATGCCGAGGCTACGATGACCACCCCAACGGCCATCAGGGAGAGCGCCAGCAGTACCAACTGCCGATCGTAGAGACCGGCAGGACGTGCCGGTAACAGCCAACGCTGCAAGAAGCCTGCGACTGCGCGAAGGGCGTTCATAACGTTTGTACCATCTCGGTGAAGCGATCGCCGCGCACCTCGAACGACTTGAACTGATCGAGGCTGGCACAGGCCGGCGCCAGCAGTACCCAGTCACCAGGCCGGGCATCTGCCGCCGCCTTGGCGACCGCGGCGGCCAGATCGGCCACCCGTTCGGTCTGCTCGCCCAGCGCCAGCAGCACGTCGGCATCCTGACCGAAGCAGTACATGTGATCGATCTGGTTGCCCAGCAGCGCCTGGATGGGGCCAAAATCCTGCCCCTTGCCCTGACCACCGGCCAGCAGCAACAGGCGCCCCTTGACCGACTCGCGCACCCCGGCCACGGCAGCCAGCGTGGCCCCCACGTTGGTGGCCTTGGAGTCGTTGATCCAGCGCACCCCGTTCACCTCGCGCACGAAACGGGCACGATGGGGCAAGCCCTCGAAACGGCGCAGCACGGTGAGCTGGGCCGCGCGGGGAATGCCGACCGCATCGCACAGTGCCATGGCGGCCAGCGCATTGGCCTGATTGTGGGCACCAACGATTTTCATCTCATCCACCGCCAGCAGCGGTTCGCCGTGCAGGGTCAGCCAGTAGCGGCCATCCAGCAGGCAGCGGCCATAGCCATTGCAGTCGAGGCCAAAGCTCTGCCATACCTGACCCACATCGGGCAGGGTCTGAGGGTCGTCGCGATTGACCAGAATGTGTTGCGAATGCTGATGGATCTCCATCTTGGCGGCGCGATAGTCGGCCATACCCTGATAGCGATCCATGTGATCTTCGGAGAGGTTCAGCACCACGGACGCGGCAGCACGCAGGCTGTAAGTGGTCTCGAGCTGGAAGCTGGAGAGCTCCAGCACGCAGAGATCCATCGGCTGCTTGAGCAAGTCCAGCGCCGGTGTGCCGATATTGCCGCCCACACCAACATTAAGTCCGGCTTCAGCCATCATCTCGCCGACCAGGGTGGTGACTGTGCTCTTGCCGTTGGAGCCGGTGATGGCGATGACTGGGGCCTGGGTCTCGCGGACAAACAGTTCGATATCCCCGATGATCTGCACGCCACGCTCGGCGGCGGCTTTCAGTTCGGGGGTCGCCAGCGCGATGCCGGGGCTCACGACGATCATGTGCGCCTGCTTGAGCAGTGCCTCGTCGAGCCCATGGTTCAACGCCACCTCAGGCGGCAGTTGATCCTTGCCGGGCGGGTTGGCGCGGGTATCCATCACCAGTGGCGTCACGCCACGGCCGAGGAAGTAATCGACACAGGAGAGTCCGGTTTTGCCCAATCCGATAATGATGACCATGGCCTTACCTCACCTTCAGGGTGGCAAGACCCAGCAGCACCAGCACCAGGGTAATGATCCAGAAGCGCACAATGACGCGCGGCTCCGGCCAGCCCTTCTTCTCGTAGTGGTGATGGATCGGCGCCATGCGGAAGATCCGCA
It encodes the following:
- the ftsW gene encoding cell division protein FtsW, which gives rise to MNALRAVAGFLQRWLLPARPAGLYDRQLVLLALSLMAVGVVIVASASIPEGIALGDDPFMFVKRHALFLMMALGISWFVLQVPMARWQEHNGPMLLLAVLMLVLVLLVGRNVNGAVRWLPLGPFNLQPAEFGKLALFVYLAGYLVRRQNEVREAWLGFLKPLAVFGVLAVLLLLQPDLGSTVVMFVTSFGMLFLAGARLGQFVTLIGAGVGAVVMLIIVEPYRMRRVTAFMDPWADPFGSGYQLTQSLMAFGRGSWFGEGLGNSIQKMEYLPEAHTDFVFAILGEELGYVGVLGALFLIFALAIKALKLGHRALAAERLYDGYLAIGIGIWFSFQTFVNVGAASGMMPTKGLTLPLVSYGGSSLIIMAVAVSMLIRIDFELRQATAQARVREV
- the murD gene encoding UDP-N-acetylmuramoyl-L-alanine--D-glutamate ligase is translated as MVIIIGLGKTGLSCVDYFLGRGVTPLVMDTRANPPGKDQLPPEVALNHGLDEALLKQAHMIVVSPGIALATPELKAAAERGVQIIGDIELFVRETQAPVIAITGSNGKSTVTTLVGEMMAEAGLNVGVGGNIGTPALDLLKQPMDLCVLELSSFQLETTYSLRAAASVVLNLSEDHMDRYQGMADYRAAKMEIHQHSQHILVNRDDPQTLPDVGQVWQSFGLDCNGYGRCLLDGRYWLTLHGEPLLAVDEMKIVGAHNQANALAAMALCDAVGIPRAAQLTVLRRFEGLPHRARFVREVNGVRWINDSKATNVGATLAAVAGVRESVKGRLLLLAGGQGKGQDFGPIQALLGNQIDHMYCFGQDADVLLALGEQTERVADLAAAVAKAAADARPGDWVLLAPACASLDQFKSFEVRGDRFTEMVQTL